Part of the Nicotiana sylvestris chromosome 5, ASM39365v2, whole genome shotgun sequence genome is shown below.
gggggcgatttttgagttTTTGGTAAAAAcattagaaaactcattttcatgcattaggattgattcatttagcattattgatgtaattaagtaacttgtggctagatacgagcgaattggtggtggaatcatgaggtaaagcgatagtagaggcttgaattgtgttcgtggcatcgaggtaagtgtttggtctaaccttagcttgagggattaggagttgtgtcttatttgctatgtgttaattgtggagtatgacgtataggcatggtgacgagtatctatacgttggtgtcaagcatgctcgtgagtcttgtattgtaattattatgactccgttgtggtttattgcgctttatatgttattatcattactgttcccttgtcgggatattattatcattattgttcccttttcgggatgttattgtcatattagtgttcccttgccaggatgtttgttttgatattattgttcccttgccgggaccctTTTGTGTTTggtgttgataaaagaaatgggagcgggttgcacgcctgcaacaagatatgtgaaatggtagcgggttgcacgtctgcaacgagatatgtgaactgggagtgggttgcacgcatGCAACGAGATAcataaaatgggatcgggttgcacgcctgcaacgagatacatgaaatgggaccgggttacacgcctgcaacgagatgtgaAATAAAAGTGAACTCTACATTCGTTTTCCCTATCCGTGTTAgcaattggattttggtttctttatattctcttgctattctattattatttgttattccccgaagcatgtttcccctacccaattttaattgcaattatgtgcttctatttctactatttatgatataactgcacaggtttatttggtagtctggtcctagcctcgtcactacttcgccgaggttaggctagacacttaccagcacatgaggtcggttgtgctgatactacacgctgcactcttttatgcagatcccagtgttgtagacttcggaccacagtgaggttgttgccttcagtccaacaggcaacccgaggtagtcctgtaggcgtccgcgggccttggcatcacctcctatctttcctttgtcctgtttcctttactcacttcagaaacagtgtgtattttatctttcagactttgtatgtagtattcttagaccgtctgtgaagttgtgacaccaaattctgggtagagctgtatttagacttccgcagtttgtattaagattaattatcagattttgtcttccgcttaattatttccgctatttgcatgatatctactcatcactgataatggtttaaaactaaAAAGattaagtaattagaataatttggcttgcctagctttcacgagtaggcgccatcacggctctcgagggtgaaaattcgggtcgtgacagggcctgagtttcatgcccacaggtgcagGTAGACAGGTTAGCAGTCCCCCTTCTTTGGATCCTTGCTCAGCAAGAGTTGgtatgctccatttgatccggagctgctatTGAGTTTTGGTACGATACTTTTGTATACGTATGGGTATGACAGGGCCCAGTCCCATCCTTTATATAGTGTACACTCTATTAGAGGTTTGTAAACAGTCATGTGTATTTAGATAGTATGTgtccttgtcggctcgccctgcTGTATtcagtatatatatgtatatatgtcttttgggcATGTTTTTCCGTGTATGTTATTCACATGAATCAGTATTTTATTGCAAGGTGTTATGCATGGCCTACACTTATTTCATGTCTATATCTTAGATGTATGCTTAGAGGTATTTGATAGGTATAACTCGGGCACTCGTCACGCCCCAtcggttagggtcgtgacacaacaCCTCCTTTAAGCACAACTTCAACTAAAATAGATTAATTCCTCTTGATAACTTCAATTCCAATTAATTATTTAAGGATAAACTCAATAATGAAAGTATCTCCATGAATGGCAACTCAAAAATAAAAGAATTCAAGTAAaggtaaaaatggtaacaactccaaataagcataaaaaacaaactcgaaaaataaaaaatgtgacATGTAACGACAACTTCCAATAAAGCATGTAATAGTGGACATGGCTAATAAAGGATATAATAGTGTGCCAACAATTTTCTAATTAAATACATAAAAGATGTGTAAGAGTTTAAACCGATAGAATTTCTACATATAAGCCCAaatacgtactcgtcacctcacgtacacggcttTCACATTATACAAATAGCACAAATGTCTTAAttcctaaggggtagtttcccccacacaaagttatgcaagatacttaccttGACAAAGCTAAAATAATACTCTAAAATAACCTTCTCGCGTGAAACGACCTCCAAACGGCTCAAATCTAGACAAAATAATttcataacataaataaaattcaTAGGAAATAAATTCCGGATAATAAAGCTTCGGTTTTTAATTAAAGCTAAAAAGTCAACCCCATGCCCGTACCTCGGAACTCGATAAAATTCACGAAATCTGAACATTCATTccgatacgagtccaaccataccaaaattatcaaatttcgataTCGAATTGCCGTCCAAATCCTCACtttacattttgaaagattttacaaatttcccaatttcttccatttaattcactaatttaatgatgaaaataatatggaatcatgaaatataatcaatgtCGGATGAATAAAACTTATCCAAATAAAAATCATGAAGAACCCCTCCAGAATCTCCCAAAGCCGAGGCTTCCAACtcaaaagaaatgaagaaaaatgaCCAACTTTTGACCCTTAACATTCTACCCAGAATCGCACCTGCGGAACAGCAGCCGCACCTGCGGCGTCATTTTTACGAACAAAATTTCCACTTCTGTAGAGAAGCACTGGAGGTTTGCCTTTCTCACCTATGAAAAAAGCTTCGCTCCTGTGCAAACGCAGATGCGAGCCAATCTTACGCTTCTGCGCTGCCTTCCGCTTTTGCGATCGAGGTTTCCGCTTCTACTGACACGTAGATGCGCCCGGTATTTTGCTTCTGCGCTCCCCTTCCATTCCAATTTGTCTTTTGCACCCCCCTTCTAGTCCAATTTAGCTTCTGTGACCAAAGTGCCACATCTACGGCTTGCATCTGCGACCAAACCTCCGCATATGCAAACACACCAGAACTCTACCAGACAACCATAACCAATATTGATGCAAAACAATCCGAACCTCGTCCGGAACTCATCCAAGCCACTTGGGACCCTGTGTGAATATACCAATAAGTCCCATAATGTAACACgaacctacttgaggcctcaaatcacataaaacaatgTCCAAactatgaatcacacctcaaatcaaacttataAATTTTTaaatcttccaacttccaaaacccaTGCCCAAACATATCAAATAAActcggaatgaacccaaattttgcacacaagtcccaaataacaTAATAAAGCTATTCAAATTCCCAGAACCAAAATCCAAACCCGATATCATCAAAATCAACTCtgggtcaaacttatgaacatttcAAGCCTTCAAATTTCCGACTTTTGCCAATTAGTGTCGAAACCTTCTAggaatatccaaatgcaaatttgGGTATATTACCAAGTGTAAAATAatcatacgaagctattggaatcatcaaaataccatttCGGAGTCATCtaacaaaagtcaaactccagtTAACTCTTTTCACATAAGTTTCTAAAacaagaattgttcttccaaattgatCCCGAATCATccgaaaaccaaactcgaccacacacgcaagtcataatatatAATACGAAGACAATCGAGACCTTAAGCCACCGAACAAAATACATTcttaaaatgactggtcgggtcgttacaatcatCAATAAGCTTCACTCCTTTGGCGAAGTCATCCCAAGAATCAAGTTGGTCAGGAAATTACTCAATGTTACCGGTTTCCTGGGAGGGTTAAGTTAATGCTATCACTAAAGCCATGGATCTGCAAAAGCTGACCATTGATGAACTCATTAGAAATCTAAAAATCTATgagatgaagaaaaagaaagatctTGAAAGAAGAGAGACCAAAAAGGAGAAGAACCTAGTTCTAAAGGTGGACAATAGTGACTCAAATGGTGACGAAACAAACATGGCCTATCTTACTCGATGATTCCAGAAAAGGGTTAGTAAAATATAGGAATGGCCAAGAGAGGAAGCTCCAGCAGAAATACCAAAGGAAATGATTGCTATCACAAGTGCGGAAAGCTAAGACATTTCATCAAAGAGGGTCCTCTTCACTAGCAGGACCATTACAAACACAACGTTGAAAAGGTGGTTAAGAGGAACCCGATCCCTGATAGGAGGTACAAGAGAAGAGATGTCGCTAATAATGTTTTGAAGCAAGCAATGGCTACCTGGGGAGATTCCTCTAGTGAATTTGAAGGTGATGATGACCAAGGAGACACCTCTATGATGACTGTTGAGAGTGATTCTACTGAGTATGATTCCACATTTGCACTCATGGCAAAATCTGATGATGATGAGGTAAAAATTTTTGATGTTCAAATAAAATTAAAAACTTACTCTCAAAAGAAACTTGTATCTTTAGAAAGTACTTTGATTGATGCTTATCACAACCTCATTAATGATAAAAATGCTTTAACTGAGGAAATTGGAGAAGTAGGACAAGAGAGAGATGATCTGGTGGTTGTATTTTTAGATCTGAAAGAACAAGTGGAAGAAATAATGAGAGAAAACACCttgttgaaaatcaaatggaaaAGTGGATGAACACCCCTAAGGGAAAGGAGGTGTCAAGTAAGGCACAACTTAAGATTGAAAGTGAACTCAAAAATTTAAAATCAAGTCTGGTTACTGAACTTGAAAAGAATAGACACATGAGGACTTAAGCAGGATTAAAAATGATCTAGATAAGTCacttaagtggacctggtcctccgAAACAATAAGTTCTATGTATAAAAGCAATTGGGGGGGGGCATGCAGGTAATCGGGTTCCATACGGCTAAAGCTCCATATAACCCATATAGAAAGTATGTTACTGTGATTGATAACTGGCTTTGTACTCATTTTGGTCCAACTGGTCATTAAAAGGACTCTTGTAAAGATAAATACTAGTCCcaacagaaaaacaaagttttttttgaaaaagtacCCACTGCTAATGAACATGGTTCTCTGAAAAAGAAACATATGATGCCTTCATGGAGAAAAAGAAGTTTGATTCACCTATTCTATCATTACAGGGGACCCAAACTCctttgggttcctaagtctaatcaTTGATTTCCTCTAAACACGGATAAGGTACATGGATAGTGAGGGGAAGCAATCAaaaatggtacatggatagtggcttctCTAAACACATGACTGGAAAAATGGATGATTTCCTCTCACTCAAGGCCATGTAAGGTGGGAGTGTGTCCTTTGGAAATGGAAAGAAGGGATACATTCTGGGCGTTGGAACGATTGGAAAAACACTCTCCCACTCAATTGAAAATGTGTATTATGTAAATGGCTTTAAATAAAGCCTATTGAGTGTCTCTCAAATTTGTGACAAAGGAAGCAAAGTGGAGTTCTTGTCAAAATTCTATACCGTCACTAATCTCATAAATGGTGAAGTGGTTCTGATTGCAAAAAGATTCAAGTACATCTATATTGCAGACTTTGACTCTCTGAATGGTGGTGATCTTACATGCCTAAGTGTcattgatgatgatgttgagctATGGTACATAAGACTAAGGCATGCAAGTTTCTCTTTGTTGAACAAGCTGAtcaagaaggacctggttcgtgggCTGCCAAAGTCAAAGTTGAAGGATCACAAAGTGTGTGATGCGTGTGTGAAAGGGAAGCAAGTAAGGTCCTCATTCAAACCAAAGAAGGAAGTGAGCACATCAAGGCCACTGGATTTTCTTCATATGGATCTGTATGGACCTATGAGGATACTTAGAAGAGGAGGAAAGAAGTACATCTTTGTGATTATGGATGACTATTCCATATTCACATGGACTTTATTACTAAGGACCAAGAATAAAACCTTTCCGGTTTTTGTTGCCTTTGTTAAGTAGATTCAAGTGAGTATGGGCTATAATATTAGCAGTATCAAATCTGATCATGGCATCGAGTTTGATAATGCCAAGTTTGATGAATTTTGTGCGGAACATGGTATAAGTCATAATTTTTCTGCTCCGAGAACACCTCAACAAATTGGTGTTGTGGAGAGGAAAAATAGAACTCTCGAAGATATGGCTACGAAAATGCTGATTGACAGTGGTGTGCCAACGAGCTTTTAGGCCGAAACATTAAACACAACCTTCAACTTAATTAATAGGTGCATGATTAGGTCCATACATGATAAGACTCCTTGTGAACTACTCAATGGGAGAAAACTAAAGCTTACTTACCTAAGAGCGTTTGGATGCAAATGCTTTGTTCTCAACAATGGTAAGTAAGCATTGGAAATATTTGATACAAAAAGTGACGAAGGGATTTTTCTTAGTTACTCCTCTCAAAGAAAGGCATACAGAGTCCACAAAAAAAGAACTCAATGTGTAGAGGAAAGTGTGCATGTAATCTTCAATAAATCTCACCACTCAAGTGGGAAAGATTCACATGATAAGGATGATCAAGACAGAGATTTCTCAAAAGTCCCTGAAGAAGCCATAGATATAGAAAATGAGAAGACAATTCTAATAAGTCAAGTGAAGGAGGTAGGTGAAGAATATGCAACAAAATCTCCAGCTAAAATAGAGGAACCCAATCCCTCTATCACCGCACCTGAAGCTGATAATAGGGTTGTTGATATTGTATTAGGTACTCTTGATGTATAACAAAGAAGTAGCATTCATACTTCTATTGATGGAAATAATGGGTAAAATATGGAAGAACCTGGTCCCTCACACTTTGAAGTTCAGGTGTCAATAAATCTCAGCCTTATTGTCTCAAATTGAGCCAAAAAATATCAAGGAAGTATTGAAAGATGCTGACTGGATTAGCTTTATTGGTTTGAAAGGAACAAAGTGTGGCTGGCACCTAGTTCCCCAGCCCTCAGATAGAATAGTGATTGGAACTTGGTGGGTGTtcaaaaacaaacttgatgaGTTTGGCAATAAAACAAGAAACAAAGCTAGGTTGGTGATCCAAGGTTACAACCAAGAAGAGAGGTTGAGGAATGCAGTTCACTTTTCACTTCTGGAGGGTCGTACAACGTGAGTTAGGCAcataggttgagttgagtacaacatctCACCCCCAGATGGACAGACAATCtgagcgcaccattcagatattggaggatatgtttcaCGCTTTCTTTATGGATTTCAAGGGTTCTTAAGATCTATTCTTGctgcttgcggagtttgcctataacaacagttaccaatcgaatattcagatggctccctatgaggcattatatgggagATTATGTCGTGCGCCTGTTGTTTTATTTGAGACAggagaggctaggttgttgggtatAGACTTAGTCCAGGATGCCTTGTAAAAGGTCAAGATGATTCAAGATTGACTTTGCACAGCTCAGtataggcagaagagttatgccgattgTAGAGTTCATGATATTTATTTCTTAGTTAGAGAGAGGGTTTTTCTCTagatttcacccatgaagggtgtgatgaggtttgaaaataagggaaagttgagccctaggtatatcagaccttttgagattcttgagagagtgGGTGAGATGGCCTACaggcttgccttgccacctagtttatcagcAGTCCATCCGGTGTTCCATATCTCCATGATTCGAAAGTATCCCCGTGATTCGtaccatgtgttagatttcaggtgagtccaattggacaagaatt
Proteins encoded:
- the LOC138868792 gene encoding uncharacterized protein; translated protein: MGYNISSIKSDHGIEFDNAKFDEFCAEHGISHNFSAPRTPQQIGVVERKNRTLEDMATKMLIDSEESVHVIFNKSHHSSGKDSHDKDDQDRDFSKVPEEAIDIENEKTILISQVKEVGEEYATKSPAKIEEPNPSITAPEADNRVVDIVLALLSQIEPKNIKEVLKDADWISFIGLKGTKCGWHLVPQPSDRIVIGTWWVFKNKLDEFGNKTRNKARLVIQGYNQEERLRNAVHFSLLEGRTTDVGSSVLRWISHIYGARICKPRVTFATPVTGQKAEG